From the genome of Bactrocera oleae isolate idBacOlea1 chromosome 2, idBacOlea1, whole genome shotgun sequence, one region includes:
- the LOC106620772 gene encoding tubulin alpha-1 chain, whose product MSSRGEIIQIHIGQAGVQIANACWELYCLEHGIMANGALCQMPNDDSFLTFFGISGMALKVVPRIVIVDTEPTVIDEIRTGAYRYLFHPDTLISGKEDAGSNFARGYNLLGHDLIDRTMDAIRRVSEQCRNLRGFLIFRAIGGGTGSGFGTLLLEKLADAYGRKTTKAEFLVFPSPSLSPIIVEPYNALLATHYSMDYVDVSFIVDNEALYEICDTKLGVSAPTYTNLNRIIGQVVSAFTASQRFYGTNNVSFEEFQTNLVPYPRIHYPLLTYAPLVPVSKFPYVNSNVEQLTQSCFHPGSQMVRCNPTLGKYMACVLLYRGDVSPNDINSSIQHIKSSRTARFVDWTPTGFKIGVNAMPPVFVPGGDLAPTSRAVCAISNNTIIRSAWCRLVSKYDKLYNRRAFVYHFVGEGMEEGSLSEASQNVCQLVADYYEVESSARSSVTQDDNDN is encoded by the exons ATGTCAAGCCGC GGTGAAATTATACAAATTCATATTGGACAAGCTGGTGTACAAATAGCAAATGCCTGCTGGGAGTTGTATTGTCTCGAACATGGAATCATGGCGAATGGTGCACTCTGCCAAATGCCGAACGACGATTCGTTTCTCACATTTTTCGGCATCTCAGGCATGGCGCTAAAAGTGGTGCCACGTATTGTGATCGTCGACACTGAGCCAACTGTTATCG ATGAAATACGCACGGGCGCCTACAGATATCTCTTTCATCCGGATACCCTCATAAGCGGTAAGGAGGATGCAGGCAGCAATTTTGCACGGGGCTACAATCTACTCGGCCACGATCTCATTGATCGCACAATGGATGCCATACGACGAGTTTCAGAGCAGTGTCGGAATTTACGTGGTTTTCTAATATTTCGTGCCATCGGTGGCGGCACCGGTTCAGGTTTTGGCACGTTATTGCTGGAAAAGTTGGCCGACGCCTATGGCAGGAAGACAACAAAAGCCGAGTTTCTAGTATTTCCATCTCCCTC ACTTTCGCCTATTATTGTTGAACCCTATAATGCCTTGCTGGCCACACACTATTCGATGGACTATGTGGATGTGTCCTTCATTGTGGATAACGAAGCTTTGTATGAAATCTGCGATACAAAGCTTGGTGTTTCAGCGCCCACATATACCAATTTGAATCGTATTATAGGACAG GTTGTCTCCGCATTCACAGCGTCGCAGCGCTTTTATGGCACGAACAATGTATCATTTGAGGAATTCCAAACAAATCTTGTGCCTTATCCACGCATACACTATCCACTGCTTACCTACGCGCCGCTGGTGCCGGTCAGCAAGTTTCCCTATGTGAACAGTAATGTTGAGCAGCTGACGCAGTCCTGCTTTCATCCGGGCAGTCAAATGGTGCGTTGTAATCCGACGCTCGGCAAATATATGGCTTGTGTACTCCTTTACCGAGGTGACGTTTCGCCGAACGATATCAACTCCTCCATCCAACATATTAAATCATCTCGTACTGCACGTTTCGTGGATTGGACGCCGACTGGGTTCAAAATTGGCGTTAATGCCATGCCGCCGGTATTTGTACCGGGTGGCGATCTAGCGCCTACATCTCGTGCCGTCTGTGCGATTTCCAACAATACAATCATTCGCAGTGCTTGGTGTCGGCTGGTTAGTAAGTATGATAAGTTGTACAATCGGCGTGCCTTCGTGTATCATTTTGTGGGAGAGGGCATGGAGGAGGGCAGTCTCTCGGAAGCATCGCAAAACGTTTGTCAGCTCGTGGCTGACTATTATGAGGTAGAATCATCAGCACGCAGTTCAGTTACGCAAGACGACAACGATAACTAA
- the LOC106620773 gene encoding SPRY domain-containing protein 7 encodes MFCCLRTCFNDNMRKTASSAASRMREPDIYLDSSFAGPDVILLSRQLRITGSGGVLATAPLVQSKSYFEIKIQQGGSWSVGLATRQADLTKKFGGSDKESWCLCSDNATRHNDETFRPVVVTTQEPISNGIIVKDSAAAAGLIGIEDVPEDNLLGDALNVSSNCEGNLIAQPQHNFPDEGDIVGIAFDHIELNFYFNGKNLEVPFRNVKGAVYPVIFVGNGAIVDIILNNFHYGAPPGFEKIMLEQSLL; translated from the exons atgttttgttgtttgCGTACATGTTTTAACGATAATATGAGGAAAACAGCTTCCTCAGCAGCTAGTAGAATGCGTGAGCCAGACATATATCTCGATTCTTCGTTTGCGG GACCTGATGTTATACTACTCTCGAGACAGCTGCGAATTACTGGCTCTGGCGGCGTCTTAGCCACTGCACCACTTGTACAATCCAAATCATActtcgaaataaaaatacaacaaggTGGCAGTTGGTCGGTCGGTTTGGCAACGCGTCAAGCAGATTTAACGAAAAAGTTTGGTGGCAGTGACAAGGAATCGTGGTGTCTTTGCTCAGACAACGCAACACGCCATAACGATGAAACTTTCCGTCCAGTGGTAGTAACAACACAAGAACCAATTAGCAATGGCATTATTGTTAAGGATTCTGCAGCGGCAGCTGGCCTCATTGGCATTGAAGATGTACCTGAAGATAATTTACTTGGCGATGCTCTAAATGTTAGCAGTAATTGTGAGGGTAACCTAATCGCACAACCACAACATAATTTTCCCGATGAAGGTGATATTGTGGGTATTGCATTCGATCATATAGaattaaatttctattttaatgGTAAAAATTTGGAAGTGCCATTTCGTAATGTAAAGGGTGCCGTGTACCCAGTTATATTCG tgGGTAATGGTGCAATCGTGGACATTATTTTGAACAATTTCCACTACGGTGCGCCGCCAGGTTTTGAGAAAATTATGCTTGAACAATCTCTGCTCTAA